The Cellulomonas shaoxiangyii sequence GTCCGCCCCCGCCTGCTCGGCGAGCTCCGCCGGGTCGACCAGGCCCGGGCGGGCCACCAGCGTCACGCGTGGCGGTGCGTTGTCCGCCGCCAGCAGGTCCGCGACGTCGCCGGCGGGCCGGCCGTCGCCGACGAGCGCCTCGCGCAGCGCGCGCACGACCCACGCCGGGTGGCTCTCCGTCACCGCGAGCCGTGCCGACTCGTCCGTGCCCGCGGGGTCCGCGGCGGCGCCGATGCGGGTGAGCCACTCGTCGAGGTCGCGCTCGGCGACCCGCCGCAGGACGGCGTTGACGAACTGCGCGGCGCCCGCGCCCACGCGGTCGCGCGCGAGCCCCACGGTCTCCGACACGGCCGCGTGCGGGGGCACGCGCATGCCGAGCAGCTGGTGCGCCCCGAGCCGCAGCACGTCCAGCACCGGCGGGTCCACCTGGTCGAGCGGGCGCGAGGACGCCTGCGCGAGCACGGCGTCGTAGCGGCCACGCAGGCGCAGCGTCCCGTACGCGAGCTCGGTCGCGAAGCCGGCGTCCCGGCCGGTGATCTGCCGGTCGCGCAGGAGCGGCGGCAGCACGAGGTTGGCGTAGGAGTCGGTGTCCGCGACGGCGCGGAGGGTGTCGAACGCGGCGGCCCGCGCGGCGTCGCCGGTCCGGGCGCGCTGACCGGGGGACGCGGCGGAGCGGTGGCCCCGGCCCTCCGCCCGGGCCGCACCGCGCTGGCGTCCGCGCGCGTCACGGCGCGGGTCGCTCACGACGGCACCCCGGCCGTGCTCGGCGCGTCGTCGGGCGTGCCACCCAGCACCGTCCCGGGCGCCGGACGTGCGCCTCGGGCCCAGTCCGCCGCCGCCATGGGACGACGGCCGGTGGGCACGACCTCGCCCAGGCGCACGGCGCCCGAGCCGGTACCGACGAGGACCTCCTGCTTCGTGGCGCGCAGCTCGCCGGGCGCGAGGTCGGCGACCTCCGGCACCGGGACGACGGGACCCAGCCCGAGGCGGGCACCGTCGGGCAGCGTCGTCCACGCGCCCGGGGCGGGCGTGCAGCCGCGGACGCGGCGGTCGACGACGTGAGCCGGCTGCCACCAGCGCACCCGGGCGTCCTCCGGGCCGAGCTTCGGGGCGTGGCTGACGCCCTCCGCCGGCTGCGGCACGGGGACGAGCACGCCGTCCTCCAGGGCGTCCAGGGTGCGGACCAGCAGGTCGGCGCCGGCCACCGCCAGCCGGCCCAGCAGCTCGCCGGACGTGTCCCGCGGGCGCACGACCTCGGTCAGGGTGCCGAGCACCGGACCGGTGTCGAGCCCTTCCTCGAGGCGGAACGTGGACGCGCCCGTCACCTCGTCGCCCGCCATGACGGCGTGCTGCACCGGCGCGGCACCGCGCCACGCCGGCAGCACGGAGAAGTGCAGGTTGACCCACCCGTGCCGGGGGACGTCGAGCAGGGCCGGCGGCACGAGGACGCCGTACGCGACGACGGGCGCGGCGTCGACCTCGAGCGCCGCGATCTCGGCCTGCACGTCCGCGTCGCGCAACGTGCGCGGCGTCAGCACGGGGATCCCGTGGGCGCGGGCCGCCGCGGCCACCGGCGACGGCGTCAGGGTGCGCCCGCGCCCGACCCGGGCGTCGGGGCGGGTGAGCACCGCGGCGACCTCGTGGCGGGACGCGAGCAGGGCCTCGAGGGACGGCACGGCCGGCGCAGGGCTCCCGGCGAACAGCAGACGCATGGGCCCGATCCTAGGTGCCGCTCGGGGCACCCCCCGCGGCGCGCGAGCACGAGGGCCCACCCCCGTGCCACGCGCGCGTCACGTCACGTCGGCGGGATCCACCTCGATCCGCACGGCGCCGCCCTCCCGCCGCGCGCTGCGGATCGCGACCGACGCGGCCACGGCGTGCGCCAGGGCCCGGCCGGCGCCGAGCGGCACGCGCAGCAGCGCGCGCACCTCGGGGTCGAGCGTCGCGGCGCCCTCGGGTGCGTCGACCGGGACGGGTCCGAGCACCTCGAGGCCCGGCACGTCCAGGCGCGCGAGCACGGCCGCGACCGCGTCGCGGACGCCCGTGACGGCGGCCACGCGCACGGCCGGCGGCAGGTGCAGCTCGGCCCGCTCGGCGAGCTCGCGGGACGCGAGCCCCGCCGGGTCCCACCGCACGAGCGCCTGCGTCGGACGCACCAGGCCGTCACCCACCAGCAGCACCTGCCCACCCTCCCCCGCGGGCCGGACCAGTGCGGCCGCCGCGAGCCAGCGTCGCAACGCGTCGGGCTCCGCGCCCAGCCCGCTGCCCGCGCTCGCGACCGCGGCGTCCAGCAGCACCGCCGCGGCGTATCCCGACGGTGCGTCCGGCTCTGCGCCCGGCGTGGCCACGACGAGCGCGGGCCGGTCCGGCACGCTCGCCAGCACACCGCCCTCGGCCCGCGCGCCCGAGACGCGGACCGTCGCACCGGGGAACGCCCGGCCGAGCTCCTCCGCCGTCCGCTCCGAACCGACGCGGACGGAGCGCAGTGCGGGCGCACCGCACTCGTCGCACTGCCAGCCCGTCGCCAGGCGCCCGCACCAGCCGCACGACGGGGTCGCCGCGCCGCGGGTCAGCCCCAGCGGGCCGTGGCAGGCCGTGCACCGCGCGGACGCGCGGCACCGCCCGCAGGCGAGCACCGGGACGTACCCGGCGCGCGGCGTCTGCACGAGCACCGGGCCCGACGCGAGCGCCTCCTTCAGCACGCGCCACGCGGGCCCCGGCAGGCGTGCCGCGGCCGCCGGGCCCTCCCGCGCGAGCTCGACCGAGGTCAGCGCCCGCACGCGCGGCGTCGAGGCGCGCACGACCGGCCGCTCGGCGGCGACCTCGTGCGCCCACCCGGTCTCCACCAGGTGCTGCGCCTCGACCGTGCGCCCGTGCGCGCCGACGAGCAGCGCGCAGCCCTCGAGCTCCGAGCGCAGCGCCAGCACCTCGCGCACGTGGGGGTACGGCGCCCGGGGCTCGGCGTGCTGGCCGTCGCCGTCGTCCCACACGACCGCGAGGCCCAGGTCCGCGACGGGAGCGAACGCCGACGCGCGCGTGCCGACCACGACGCGCGCGGTGCCGCGCAGCGCGGCGAGGAACGCGCGGTAGCGCGCGGCCGGCCCGTCGTCGGCGACGAGGCGCGCGACCGGCCCCCCGTCCGCCACGCCCGGTAGACCGGCCTTGGCGAGGGCGGCACAGACGCGGTCGACGTCGCGGGCGTCCGGGACGACGACGAGCGCACCCCGGCCCCCGGCCAGGCTCGCGACGACCGCCTGCGCGACCGCAGCGGACCAGCGGTGCTCCCCCACCGCCGTCAGGGCCGACCAGACCGCGCGCGGCGCCCCGCCGGCCGCGACGTGCCGGCAGAACGCGGGCCCGCCCCGGTACGGCGCCCACGCCGTCGGCTCCGGCGCGGGAGCCACGGGAGCGGGGGGCACGGGAGCGGGGGCCACCGGAGCGGGGGGCGCCGGAGCGGGCGGCGCCGCCGGGGTCGTGGGCTCGTCGGGCGCGGCCGGGGTCGCCGCGTCGGCCGCGTCCGCCGGTGCCGGGCGCCGCTCCCCCTCCACCCGCGCGTGCCGGGGCGGCACCGCGAGCCGCAGCACGTCCGCGAGGGTGCCGGCCCACCGGTCGGCCACCGCGCGGGCGAGCCGCGCGACGGCCGGCGTCAGCACCGGCTCGCCGGAGACGACGCGACGCAGCGGCAGCAGGCGGCCGGTGTGCTCCGCGTCCGCGACGCGCTCGAGCAGCCAGCCGTCCACGTCCTGCCCGGCGAAGCGCACCTTGACGCGCACCCCCGGGCGGGCGGCCGCGTCGAGCGACTCCGGCACCAGGTACTCGAACGTGCGGTCCAGGTGCGGCGGCGCCAGGTCGACGCACACCCGCGCGACGGGGAGCGTGGCCGCGGGCGTGAGCGTGGGCGGCGTCCGCGGGCGCCGGGGCGCGGGGACGGCGAGCCCGGCGAGCGTCGGCTGCTCGGGCTCGGTCGGTCCGCTCACTGCGTCATCCCACCACGCCGGACCCACAGGCCCGGCGCCGACCGGTCGGGATCAGCCGACGGCGGACAGCAGGTCGGCCGTGCGGTCGGTGCGCTCCCACGTGAACTCGGGCAGGTCACGGCCGAAGTGGCCGTACGCGGCGGTGCGCCGGTACACCGGACGCAGCAGGTCGAGGTCCCGGATGATCGCGGCGGGGCGCAGGTCGAAGACCTCCCGGATCGCCGCGGTCAGCCGCTCGACGGGGACCGTCTCCGTGCCGAACGTCTCGACGTACAGGCCGACCGGGTGCGCCTTGCCGATCGCGTAGGCGACCTGCACCTCGCAGCGGCGCGCGAGCCCCGCGGCGACCACGTTCTTGGCGACCCAGCGCATCGCGTACGCGGCCGAGCGGTCGACCTTCGACGGGTCCTTGCCGGAGAAGGCGCCGCCGCCGTGCCGGGCCATGCCGCCGTAGGTGTCGACGATGATCTTGCGGCCCGTCAGGCCGGCGTCCCCCTGCGGGCCGCCGATGACGAACTGCCCCGTGGGGTTCACGAGGAGCCGGTGCGCCGACACGTCGAGGTCGAGTCCGGCGAGCACCGGGCGGACGACGAGCTCGGCGACGTCCCGCGCCAGCGTGACCTCCTGCACGTCGGGCTCGTGCTGCGTCGACAGGACGACCGTGTCCAGCGCCACCGGCCGGTCGCCCTCGTAGCCCACGGTCACCTGCGTCTTGCCGTCGGGCCGCAGCCCCGGCAGCGTCGCGTCCTTGCGGACCGCGGCGAGCTGCTCGGCGAGGCGGTGCGCGAGCCAGATCGGCAGCGGCAGGAGCGACGGCGTCTCGTCGCTCGCGTAGCCGAACATCAGGCCCTGGTCCCCGGCGCCCTGCAGGTCGAGCGGGTCCATGTCGCCCGCGTCCTCGCGGACCTCGATGGCCTTGTCGACGCCGGCGGCGATGTCGGGCGACTGCTGGCCGATCGACACCGACACCCCGCACGAGTCGCCGTCGAAGCCGATGTGCGAGGACGTGTAGCCGATGCCCCGGACCACCTCGCGCACGATCTGCGGGATCTCGACGTACGCACTGGTCGTGACCTCGCCCGCGACGTGGACGAGACCCGTGGTCACCATCGTCTCGACGGCGACGCGCGCGTCCGGGTCCTGCTCCAGGATGGCGTCGAGGATGGCGTCAGAGATCTGGTCGCAGATCTTGTCGGGGTGGCCCTCCGTGACGGACTCCGAGGTGAACAGGCGGAGAGGCGCAGAGCTCATGCCCGCAGCGTACCGGCGGCCGGACCGCCGCCGGCGGGCCCGTCCACGTGGGCGCGCACGGCGTCCCAGACGGCGTGCGCGACGTCCTCCTTGGGGCCCGCGGCCGTCGCGACGACCTCGCCGGCGGCGTCGAGCACCGTGACGTCGTTGGTCGGGGTGCCGAACGCGCGACCGTCCCCCACCGGGTTCACGACGAGCAGGTCCGCGCCCTTGCGGCGCGCCTTCGCGCGTCCGTGCTCGAGCACGGAGCCCGTGACGTCCCCGGTCTCGGCCGCGAACCCGACGACCGTCTGACCCGGACGCGGGGGGTCGGTGACGAGCTCGCGCAGCACGTCGACGGTCTCGACGAGCCGCAGCGCGGCCGGTCCGCCGGTCTTCTTGAGCTTGGCGTCGGCCACCGTCTCGGGCCGGTAGTCGGCGACCGCGGCGGCCATGACGACCACGTCCGCGTCCTTCGCGGCGCTGCGCACGGCGTGGCGCAGCTCCTCCCCCGTCTCGACCGGGACGACGACCACGCGGTCGGAGCCCGTCGTCGCGCCCGCGACGACCTCGGCGGCGACGTTGGCGGCGACGAGCGTCACGCGGGCGCCACGGTCGGCGGCCGCGCGGGCCAGGGCGACGCCCTGCCGTCCGGACGACCGGTTGCCGAGGAAGCGGACGGGGTCGAGCGGCTCGCGCGTCCCTCCCGCCGAGACGACGACGCGGACGCCGTCGAGGTCGCGCGGGCGGGCTGCGGCGGGGCCGGTCGCGTCGGTGCCCGCAGCGCCCGGCACGAGCGCGAGCGCGGCGGCGGCGATGACGTCCGGCTCGGGCAGGCGACCGGGTCCCGTGTCGGCGCCGGTGAGGCGCCCGGAGTCCGGGTCGAGGACGTGCACGCCCCGCTCGCGCAGGGTCGCGACGTTGGCGACCGTGGCGGGGTGCTCCCACATCTCGGTGTGCATCGCCGGTGCCAGGAGCACCGGGCACCGCGCCACCAGGAGGGTCGCGGTGAGGAGGTCGTCGGCGCGGCCCGCGGCCGCGCGCGCGAGCAGGTCCGCCGTGGCGGGGGCGACGACCACGAGCTCGGCGCGCTTGCCGATCGCGACGTGCGCGACGCGGTCCACGTCCTCGAACACCTCGGTCGTCACGGGCTGCCCGGAGAGGGCCTCCCACGTCGCACGCCCGACGAACTCGAGCGAGGCGCGGGTCGGCACGACCCGCACCTCGTGGCCCTGCTCGCGCAGCTGCCGCAGGAGCAGGACCGCCTTGTACGCGGCGATCCCGCCCGCGACGCCGAGGACGATGCGCACGGCTGCTGCGTCAGCCCTCGGTCGCCTCGGACGTCAGGAGGCCCTGGTCGATCTCGCGCATGGCGATCGAGAGCGGCTTCTCCTGCGGGCGCGTCTCGACGAGCGGCCCGACGTACTCGAGCAGGCCCTCGTTGAGCTGGGCGTAGTAGGCGTTGATCTGGCGCGCGCGCTTCGCGGAGAAGAGCACGAGCGCGTACTTCGAGTCGGCGCGCTCGAGGAGGCGGTCGATCGGCGGGTCGGTGATGCCCGTGGGGGCGGCGACGGTTCCGGACACGGAGGACTCCCGTCCTAGAGGGGTGCTGGCTGCTGCGCCGACGGACGGACCGGGGCCCGCCGTGCGTCCGCGCGGCACGAGGCCGGACGGGCGGGCACAGACAGCGTCCATCGTACCGCCTCACCGGCAGGGCCCGGGGAGGCGCCCGGGGCCGCTGCCGTCAGCCGGCGGCGATCCCCATGAGCCGGACCAGCTCGTCGGTCGCCCGGTGCACGTCGTCGTTGACGACGACGTGGTCGAACTCCGGCTCGGCCGCGAGCTCCACCCGTGCGGTGGCGAGGCGGCGCTCGCGCTCCTCCTCGTCCTCGGTCCCCCGCCCGACCAGCCGGCGCACGAGCTCGTCCCACGACGGGGGTGCGAGGAAGACGAACCGCGCGTCGGGCATGGACGCCCGCACCTGCCGGGCGCCCTGCAGGTCGATCTCGAGCAGCGCGGGCTCCCCGGCGGCGAGGCGCTCCTCGACGGGCCCGCGCGGCGTGCCGTAGCGGTTGTGCCCGTGCACGACGGCCCACTCGAGCAGCTCGCCGCGCTCCACCATCTCCTCGAACCGCGTGGCCGAGACGAAGTGGTAGTGCACGCCGTCGACCTCGCCGGGCCGGGGCTCGCGGGTCGTCATCGACACCGACAGCCAGACCTGCGGGTAGCGGGCGCGGATGTCCGCCGAGACGGTCCCCTTCCCCACGGCGGTCGGTCCGGCGAGCACGGTCAGCCGTGCCGGCTGCGTCGTCATGGGGTGCGTGGTGCCTCTCGTGCGATGGTGCGACGCGCCCTGGTGGGCGCGCCGCGGCGCCCGCCCCTTGCGGAACGGGCGCCGGACAGCGGCGGAACGGCTCAGCCGAAGCGGTCGACGAGCGCCTTGACCTGGTGCGGGCCGAGGCCGCGGACGCGGCGCGTCTCCGAGATGCCGATCTCGGACATGATCGCGCGCGCCTTGACCTTACCGACGCCGGGCAGGGACTCGAGGAGCGCGGCGACCTTGAGCTTGCCGATCGTCTCGTCCTTCTGCCCCTGGTCGATCACCTCGGAGAGCGAGCCCTGCGAGTACTTCAGTCGATTCTTGACCTCGGCACGCGCCTGCCGTGCCGCAGCGGCCTTCTCGAGCGCTGCCGCTCGTTGTTCGGGAGTCAGCGGGGGGAGAGCCACGCGCGTCACCTTCTCGTCACTGGGCCGGGATCCTCGTCGGAATGCGCGGGATCGGTGGGTTCGAACCTAGCGACGCGATGGCACCTCGGCAACGCGGCGCGGGTCGCGTGTCGCGCCCCGACCTGCGATGACGGCGCGGACGGGCGACCACGGCGCCTCAGCGCAGCGCCGCGGCCGCCTCGTCCGCCGCCCGGCGCGCTGCCGCGCGCAGCCCGGCCACGTCGGGTCCGGCAGCCAGCACGCCGCGCGAGGACGACGCCAGCACCTGCCGCCGGGCGCCGCCGAACACGCGCGCGAGCTCCGCCGCACCGGCACCCTGCGCCCCGACGCCGGGCGCCAGCAGGGGCCCGTTGACGCGCACCAGGTCGACGCCGGCCCGCTCGGCCGCGTCCCCCACGGTGGCGCCTACGACGAGCCCGACCGAGCCGAGGGGACGCTCGCCTGCGTTGAGCGCCGCGGCGTGGGCCGCCATCGTCGCGGCGACCGTGGGACCGTCCTGCGTGCGCGCGTGCTGCACCTCGTGCCCCTCCGTGTTGGAGGTGAGGCACAGGACGAACAGCCCGCGCCCCGTGGCGTGCGCGAGGTCGACCGCGGGGCCGAGCGAGCCGAAGCCGAGGTACGGCGAGACGGTGAGCGCGTCGCCGGCCAGCGGTGAGCCGTCGCGCAGGAACGCGTCGGCGTACGCGCCCATCGTCGACCCGATGTCGCCGCGCTTCGCGTCGACCACGACCAGCGTGCCGGTCTCGCGCCCGGCCGCGACGACCTCCTCCAGCACCGCGAGCCCGGCGGACCCGTGCCGCTCGAAGAACGCCGCCTGCGGCTTGACCGCGGCGACGCGGCCGGCGACCGCGTCGAGCACCGTGCGGGCGAACGTCGCCAGCCCCGCCGCGTCGTCGGTCAGCCCCCAGTCGGCGAGCAGCGTGGCGTGCGGGTCGATGCCCACGCAGAGCGGCCCGTGGTCGTCCATGGCCGCGGCGAGGCGCGCCCCGAAGGGCGCGCCCGCACCGGCGGGGGGTCGTGCCGTCACGCCGCTCCCTGGGTCGCCACGACCAGCGCCTCGCGGCGCGCCCGGGCGGCGGCCGCGTGCTCCTGCAGGCTCGTCACCCGGAACGGGCCGAGGCGGGCCGCGTCGATGGCCTGCACGGCGGCGCCCAGCTGCTGCACCGTCGTGACGATCGCCTTGTCGGCGGCGGTCGTCGCGGCGCGGATCTCGTAGCCGTCGGCGCGCGCGCCCTGGCCCGACGGCGTGTTGACGACCATGTCGACCTCGCCCGCGGTGATGAGGTCGACGATGGTCGGCTCCCCCGCGGGTCCGCGGCCCCCGGAGTGCTTGCGCACCACGCGCGACGCGATGCCGGACCGGCGCAGCACCGCCGCCGTGCCCTCGGTCGCGAGGATCTCGAACCCGAGCTCCACGAGCCGCTTGACCGGGAAGACGATCGAGCGCTTGTCGCGGTCGGCGACCGAGATGAACACCCGGCCGGACTGCGGCAGGCCGCCGAACGACGCCGCCTGCGACTTCGCGAACGCCGTCGGGAAGTCCACGTCGAAGCCCATGACCTCGCCGGTCGAGCGCATCTCCGGGCCGAGGACCGTGTCGACGACCTGGCCGTCGGCGGTGCGGAACCGCTTGAACGGCAGCACGGCCTCCTTCACGGCGATCGGCGCGTCGAGGTCGAGCGTGCCGGCGTCGACGTCCGGCAGGATCCCCTCCGCACGCAGCCGGGCGATGGAGCGGCCCACCATGACCAGCGCCGCCGCCTTGGCCAGCGAGACGCCCGTCGCCTTCGACACGAACGGCGCCGTGCGGGACGCGCGGGGGTTCGCCTCGAGCACGTAGAGCACGTCGGACACGAGCGCGAACTGGATGTTGAGCAGGCCGCGCACGCCGACGCCCCGGGCGATCGCCTCGGTCGAGGTGCGGATGCGCTGCAGCTCCGCCGCCGACAGCGTGATCGGCGGCAGCGCGCACGCCGAGTCGCCGGAGTGGATGCCGGCCTCCTCGATGTGCTCCATGACGCCGCCGAGGTAGAGCTCGGTGCCGTCGTAGATCGCGTCGACGTCGATCTCGATGGCGTCGTCGAGGAAGCGGTCGATGAGCAGCGGCGGCAGCGACGCCCGCGTGCCCTCCGCGTCCGCCAGCGCGCGCTCCACGTACTCGGTGAGCTGCGGCTCGTCGTAGACGATCTCCATGCCGCGGCCGCCCAGCACGTACGACGGGCGCACGAGCACGGGGAAGCCGATGCGGCGCGCGGTCTGGCGCGCGCCCTCGAGCGTCGTCGCGGTGCCGAACGCCGGCGCCGGGAGCCCGGCGGCCGCGAGGACCTTGCCGAACTCCGCGCGGTCCTCGGCGGCGTCGATCGCGTCGGGCGGCGTGCCGAGGATCGGCAGGCCGGCGTCGGCGAGCCGCTGCGCGAGCGACAGCGGCGTCTGGCCGCCCAGCGTCACGATCAACCCTGCGACCGGTCCGGCCCGCAGCTCCGCCTCGTAGACCTCGAGCACGTCCTCGAACGTCAGCGGCTCGAAGTACAGCCGGTCCGACGTGTCGTAGTCCGTCGACACGGTCTCGGGGTTGCAGTTGACCATGACGGTCTCGAACTCGCCCTTGAGCGCCAGCGCGGCGTGCACGCACGAGTAGTCGAACTCGATGCCCTGACCGATGCGGTTGGGGCCCGAGCCGAGGATGAGGACCGCGGGACGCTCGCGCGGCGCGACCTCGGTCTCCTCGTCGTAGGACGAGTAGTGGTACGGCGTGCGCGCGGCGAACTCCGCGGCGCACGTGTCGACCGTCTTGTAGACGGGCCGCACGCCGAGCGCCCAGCGGGTGCGGCGCACCGCGTCCTCGCTCGTCTCCCGCAGGGACGCGACCTGGACGTCGGAGAGGCCGTGCCGCTTCGCGTGCGCGAGCACCTCGCGCGTCAGGACCGGCGCGGCGGCGGTCTCGGCCGCGACCTCGTTGACGAGCTGCACCTGGTCGAGGAACCACGGGTCGATCCCGGTGCGCGCGTAGACCTCGTCGACCGCGACACCCGCCCGCAGCACCTGCTGGACGTCGATGAGCCGGCCCTCGGTGGGGCGCGAGATCGACGCGACGAGACGGTCCAGCTCCGCGCCCTGCGCCGGCTCGCCGTCCCAGTGGAACGTCGAGCCCTTCTTGTCGAGCGAGCGCATCGCCTTGCCGAGCGCCTCGGTGAAGTTCCGCCCGAGGGCCATCGCCTCGCCGACCGACTTCATGGTCGTCGTGAGGGTCGGGTCCGCCGCGGGGAACTTCTCGAACGCGAACCGCGGGACCTTGACGACGACGTAGTCGAGCGTCGGCTCGAACGACGCGGGCGTGGACCCGGTGATGTCGTTGGGGATCTCGTCGAGGGTGTAGCCCACCGCGAGCTTGGCCGCGATCTTCGCGATCGGGAAGCCGGTCGCCTTCGACGCGAGCGCGGAGGACCGCGACACGCGCGGGTTCATCTCGATGACGATGATGCGGCCCGTGTCCGGGTGGACGGCGAACTGGATGTTGCAGCCGCCCGTGTCGACCCCGACCTCGCGGATGACCGCGATGCCGATGTCCCGCAGGCGCTGGTACTCGCGGTCCGTCAGCGTCAGCGCGGGCGCGACCGTCACGGAGTCGCCCGTGTGCACGCCGACCGCGTCGACGTTCTCGATCGAGCAGACGACCACGACGTTGTCGTTCTTGTCGCGCATGAGCTCGAGCTCGTACTCCTTCCAGCCGAGGATCGACTCCTCGAGGAGCACCTCGGTCGTGGGTGAGTAGTGCAGGCCCTGCCCGACGATGCGACGCAGGTCCTGCTCGTCGTAGGCGATGCCCGAGCCCAGGCCGCCCATCGTGAAGGACGGGCGCACGACCATCGGGTAGCCGAGGTCGTCGGCCGCCAGCAGGGCCTCGTCGACCGTGTGCACGATGGCGGACCGCGCGGACTCGCCGCCGGCGATCTCGACGACGTCCTTGAACTGCTGGCGGTCCTCGCCCTTCTGGATCGCCGGGATGTTGGCGCCGATCAGCTCGACGTCGTACTCCTCGAGCACACCCGCCTCGTCGAGCGCGATCGCCGCGTTGAGCGCCGTCTGGCCGCCCAGCGTCGGCAGGATCGCGTCGGGGCGCTCCTTGGCGATGATCGAGGTCAGCACCTCGGTCGTGATCGGCTCGATGTACGTGGCGTCGGCGAACTCGGGGTCCGTCATGATCGTGGCGGGGTTGGAGTTCACGAGGATGACGCGCAGGCCCTCCTCCTTGAGCACCCGGCACGCCTGCGTCCCGGAGTAGTCGAACTCGGCGGCCTGCCCGATCACGATCGGGCCGGAGCCGATGACGAGGACGCTGTGCAGGTCGTCGCGGCGGGGCATCAGGCGGCGCCCTTCTGGTCGTTGCGGTCGCCGGCGGGTGCGCCGTCGGTGCTGGTCATGAGGTCGAGGAAGCGGTCGAACAGGTAGGCCGCGTCGTGCGGGCCGGCCGCTGCCTCCGGGTGGTACTGGACGGAGAAGGCCGGCAGGTCGAGCGCCTCGAGGCCCTCCACGACGTCGTCGTTGAGGTCGACGTGCGAGACCCGGACGCGCCCGTAGCGGCCGCCGTCGAACGGCGCGACCGTCTCCGCGTCCAGCGGGGCGTCGACCGCGAAGCCGTGGTTGTGCGCCGTGATCTCCACCTTGCCGGTCGTGCGGTCCATGACCGGCTGGTTCACGCCGCGGTGCCCGTACTGCAGCTTGTAGGTGCCGAACCCGAGGGCGCGGCCGAAGAGCTGGTTGCCGTAGCAGATGCCGAAGAACGGGATGCGGCGGTCGAGCACGCCACGGAGCAGGTCGATCTCGTGCCGCGCCGCGGACGGGTCGCCGGGGCCGTTCGAGAAGAACACGCCGTCCGGTGCCACCTCGAGGACCTCGGAGATCGACGACGTCGCGGGCAGCACGTGCACCTCGACGCCGCGCTCGGCGAGCCGGCGCGGTGTCATCGACTTGATCCCGAGGTCCACGGCCGCGACGCGCGCGACCGGCTCGTCGAGCAGGGCCCCGTCGGGGCCGAGCGCCGGCACGACGTACGCCGTGTCCACGCTGACCTCGCCCGCGAGGTCGGCACCGGCCATCGCCGGCGCG is a genomic window containing:
- the fmt gene encoding methionyl-tRNA formyltransferase, encoding MRLLFAGSPAPAVPSLEALLASRHEVAAVLTRPDARVGRGRTLTPSPVAAAARAHGIPVLTPRTLRDADVQAEIAALEVDAAPVVAYGVLVPPALLDVPRHGWVNLHFSVLPAWRGAAPVQHAVMAGDEVTGASTFRLEEGLDTGPVLGTLTEVVRPRDTSGELLGRLAVAGADLLVRTLDALEDGVLVPVPQPAEGVSHAPKLGPEDARVRWWQPAHVVDRRVRGCTPAPGAWTTLPDGARLGLGPVVPVPEVADLAPGELRATKQEVLVGTGSGAVRLGEVVPTGRRPMAAADWARGARPAPGTVLGGTPDDAPSTAGVPS
- a CDS encoding primosomal protein N' produces the protein MSGPTEPEQPTLAGLAVPAPRRPRTPPTLTPAATLPVARVCVDLAPPHLDRTFEYLVPESLDAAARPGVRVKVRFAGQDVDGWLLERVADAEHTGRLLPLRRVVSGEPVLTPAVARLARAVADRWAGTLADVLRLAVPPRHARVEGERRPAPADAADAATPAAPDEPTTPAAPPAPAPPAPVAPAPVPPAPVAPAPEPTAWAPYRGGPAFCRHVAAGGAPRAVWSALTAVGEHRWSAAVAQAVVASLAGGRGALVVVPDARDVDRVCAALAKAGLPGVADGGPVARLVADDGPAARYRAFLAALRGTARVVVGTRASAFAPVADLGLAVVWDDGDGQHAEPRAPYPHVREVLALRSELEGCALLVGAHGRTVEAQHLVETGWAHEVAAERPVVRASTPRVRALTSVELAREGPAAAARLPGPAWRVLKEALASGPVLVQTPRAGYVPVLACGRCRASARCTACHGPLGLTRGAATPSCGWCGRLATGWQCDECGAPALRSVRVGSERTAEELGRAFPGATVRVSGARAEGGVLASVPDRPALVVATPGAEPDAPSGYAAAVLLDAAVASAGSGLGAEPDALRRWLAAAALVRPAGEGGQVLLVGDGLVRPTQALVRWDPAGLASRELAERAELHLPPAVRVAAVTGVRDAVAAVLARLDVPGLEVLGPVPVDAPEGAATLDPEVRALLRVPLGAGRALAHAVAASVAIRSARREGGAVRIEVDPADVT
- the metK gene encoding methionine adenosyltransferase, producing MSSAPLRLFTSESVTEGHPDKICDQISDAILDAILEQDPDARVAVETMVTTGLVHVAGEVTTSAYVEIPQIVREVVRGIGYTSSHIGFDGDSCGVSVSIGQQSPDIAAGVDKAIEVREDAGDMDPLDLQGAGDQGLMFGYASDETPSLLPLPIWLAHRLAEQLAAVRKDATLPGLRPDGKTQVTVGYEGDRPVALDTVVLSTQHEPDVQEVTLARDVAELVVRPVLAGLDLDVSAHRLLVNPTGQFVIGGPQGDAGLTGRKIIVDTYGGMARHGGGAFSGKDPSKVDRSAAYAMRWVAKNVVAAGLARRCEVQVAYAIGKAHPVGLYVETFGTETVPVERLTAAIREVFDLRPAAIIRDLDLLRPVYRRTAAYGHFGRDLPEFTWERTDRTADLLSAVG
- the coaBC gene encoding bifunctional phosphopantothenoylcysteine decarboxylase/phosphopantothenate--cysteine ligase CoaBC; protein product: MRIVLGVAGGIAAYKAVLLLRQLREQGHEVRVVPTRASLEFVGRATWEALSGQPVTTEVFEDVDRVAHVAIGKRAELVVVAPATADLLARAAAGRADDLLTATLLVARCPVLLAPAMHTEMWEHPATVANVATLRERGVHVLDPDSGRLTGADTGPGRLPEPDVIAAAALALVPGAAGTDATGPAAARPRDLDGVRVVVSAGGTREPLDPVRFLGNRSSGRQGVALARAAADRGARVTLVAANVAAEVVAGATTGSDRVVVVPVETGEELRHAVRSAAKDADVVVMAAAVADYRPETVADAKLKKTGGPAALRLVETVDVLRELVTDPPRPGQTVVGFAAETGDVTGSVLEHGRAKARRKGADLLVVNPVGDGRAFGTPTNDVTVLDAAGEVVATAAGPKEDVAHAVWDAVRAHVDGPAGGGPAAGTLRA
- the rpoZ gene encoding DNA-directed RNA polymerase subunit omega, yielding MSGTVAAPTGITDPPIDRLLERADSKYALVLFSAKRARQINAYYAQLNEGLLEYVGPLVETRPQEKPLSIAMREIDQGLLTSEATEG
- the gmk gene encoding guanylate kinase; this translates as MTTQPARLTVLAGPTAVGKGTVSADIRARYPQVWLSVSMTTREPRPGEVDGVHYHFVSATRFEEMVERGELLEWAVVHGHNRYGTPRGPVEERLAAGEPALLEIDLQGARQVRASMPDARFVFLAPPSWDELVRRLVGRGTEDEEERERRLATARVELAAEPEFDHVVVNDDVHRATDELVRLMGIAAG
- the mihF gene encoding integration host factor, actinobacterial type → MALPPLTPEQRAAALEKAAAARQARAEVKNRLKYSQGSLSEVIDQGQKDETIGKLKVAALLESLPGVGKVKARAIMSEIGISETRRVRGLGPHQVKALVDRFG